One Rhodospirillaceae bacterium genomic window, CATCGGCGTAAACTGGGGTGTTGTACTGCTTTATGCGGCTGCGATCTCCATGGGTTTGCAGATGAAAGAAACCGGTGCCGCGTTATGGGTCGCTGAAGCTTTCTTAGGTCTTCTTGTGCCGCTTGGTGCCGGGGAGGGGATTGGGCTTTGGGGCGCGGTCTCTGTCTTGACAACCGGTGTCACCAACATGATGTCTAATGGTGCGGCGGTTGCCGTTTTAGGTCCGATTGTTCTGAACCTTGCGACGGCGGCGGGGGAAAGCCCGGTTGTGATTGGATTTATCACGGCCATGTCGTCGGCATTTGCCTATTTGACGGTTGTTGGCACACCGGCGTGCACCATTGTTTATGCGTCGGGGTATCTGAAGGCGACGGACTTTTTGACGGTTGGCTGGAAGATGGTGATCATATCTACTCTTGTTATGTTGGCCTCTGCTGCTGTCTACTGGCCTGCAATCGGGATTTAACCCGAAGTCGACTATGTGGGGTGGATGAAGTGAACGATGAAACCGACAATAAGCGTTTTAGAATACTTGTCTGTATTGATGGGTCAGATGAATCGTACCGGGGTTTGCGGTACGCGGCGAAGCTTAGCCGGGGCCTGGATGCAGATATTGTCTTGCTCTATGTCAGGGCAATCGATCAAGGGCTTCGTTCTGGGGGACTGCAAATAAGCGTCGCACGGGAGAATATGCTCCAGTGGGGACTTGAACTGCCCGGCATCAAATATTTGAAAAAGGGTCGCGACCTTCTGATTGAAATGGGAGAAATGGCTGCCGACTGGCCAGAGCAAAGCACCCATACGGATGTTGATGGCACGTCTCTTGGTGATAACAAAATTGAATACACTAACGAACAGGGCCGCAAAATCGTTCTCAAGCTTAAGGTGGCTCGCGATATCGCTACAGGAATTATCGACCAGTGGGAACTCGGTGAATACGACCTCTATATACTTGGCGCGTCTGAGCGCTGGCGTAAGTTTTCCCTCGCATCGTTCCGTGACCCTGCTGTAGCTGAAAAAATCGCGGTCCATGCGCCGTGTTCGGTTCTTGTGACTCGGGAACTTGAG contains:
- a CDS encoding universal stress protein, whose product is MNDETDNKRFRILVCIDGSDESYRGLRYAAKLSRGLDADIVLLYVRAIDQGLRSGGLQISVARENMLQWGLELPGIKYLKKGRDLLIEMGEMAADWPEQSTHTDVDGTSLGDNKIEYTNEQGRKIVLKLKVARDIATGIIDQWELGEYDLYILGASERWRKFSLASFRDPAVAEKIAVHAPCSVLVTRELEGSLGNLICTDGTERANDMVRRAAAMSHTCGFPVSILSVAEDDEGRPNAEKNVAEAKKILSDMGIEPQDTVVRVGNPVDEIVDEGKKYSMIVVSDTSRSGLKRFFMGSIAFKVLEESKHSVMVMR